In one window of Desulfitibacter sp. BRH_c19 DNA:
- a CDS encoding YeeE/YedE family protein → MLDKLIKEPWTYYTGAVLIAILNTILFVVIGRPWQITSGFTNWAAWIWRSLGGKPEQWEYFATNPVRAEAMTQGFFTNTLSLMDFGLIIGALLAVLLASQFKFKKVKSYKQVIVALLGGIIMGYGTRISSGCNIGAFFSAIPSLSLSGWVYGIFVFLGAWLGSKILMRFLL, encoded by the coding sequence ATGCTGGATAAGCTAATTAAAGAACCATGGACCTATTATACTGGAGCTGTATTGATTGCAATATTGAATACAATACTTTTTGTTGTGATAGGAAGACCATGGCAGATAACCTCGGGTTTTACAAATTGGGCTGCATGGATATGGAGATCATTGGGTGGAAAACCTGAACAATGGGAGTATTTTGCTACTAACCCAGTCAGAGCGGAAGCAATGACACAGGGATTTTTTACAAACACTCTTTCATTGATGGATTTTGGCCTAATCATTGGTGCATTGCTGGCTGTTCTGCTTGCTTCACAATTTAAGTTTAAAAAAGTAAAGTCCTACAAGCAGGTGATTGTAGCTCTTTTGGGTGGCATAATTATGGGGTATGGAACAAGAATATCGTCAGGGTGCAATATTGGAGCTTTTTTTAGTGCCATACCGTCCTTATCATTAAGTGGTTGGGTTTATGGGATTTTTGTTTTCTTAGGTGCCTGGCTTGGCAGTAAAATATTAATGAGGTTTTTGTTATAA